The following proteins come from a genomic window of Solanum stenotomum isolate F172 unplaced genomic scaffold, ASM1918654v1 scaffold36503, whole genome shotgun sequence:
- the LOC125852524 gene encoding uncharacterized protein LOC125852524 — protein sequence MGSGKEKKKQQHHQKKKRFPLQPKKVVNNKRKKEKVKKTRSSSNNGESIENAKSKIKVKDTKLNDIVRFPTAAQQLEFFHEQYQSANRIQLSSLELDSFTETCMLELNPDHAQISSALADHMKVAFGPSWKENLCEKEIDEKIDPGQPALLVISLSALRSLDLL from the exons ATGGGGAGCGgcaaagagaagaagaagcagcaGCACCACCAAAAGAAGAAGCGATTTCCCTTGCAACCCAAAAAAGTAGTGAATAACAaaaggaagaaggaaaaagtgAAGAAGACGAGAAGCAGCAGCAACAATGGCGAATCTATTGAAAATGCGAAAtccaaaattaaagtaaaagacACCAAGTTAAACGATATTGTTCGTTTTCCTACAGCAGCGCAGCAGCTGGAGTTTTTTCATGAACAGTATCAATCAGCTAATAGGATTCAGCTTTCTTCACTCGAACTCGATTCCTTTACAG AGACATGCATGCTTGAGCTCAATCCTGATCACGCTCAAATTAGTAGTGCATTGGCTGACCATATGAAGGTTGCTTTTGGACCATCATGGAAAGAGAATCTATGTGAAAAGGAGATCGATGAGAAAATTGATCCAGGGCAACCTGCACTTCTGGTTATTAGCTTATCTGC